The Candidatus Rokuibacteriota bacterium genome contains the following window.
GGAGCGAGATCACCGGCGCGGTCCCGGTGGCCGGCGGCTTTCTCCGCCGGCTGCTGCGGGGGGGCGACGAGGTGACGGGGGCCACGCTCACGCGCTTCTACGGCATCCACGTCGCGGTGCTGCCGGCGATCACGGGCATGGTCCTGGGACTGCACCTCTACCTCGTGCAGCGGCACGGGATGAGCGTCCCTCTCGCGGTGGAGCGCAGCGGCGAGCCTCGGCGGATGATGCGATTCATGCCCAACTTCCTGCTGCGCGACCTGGTGGGGTGGCTCTCCGCGCTGGCGATCCTCGCGGCCCTCGCGGCGTTCCTCCCCGCCGAGCTGGGGCGGAAGGCCGATCCCTTCCTCCCGGCCCCCATCGGGATCAAGCCCGAGTGGTACTTCATGTTCATGTTCCAGACGCTCAAGTACCTGCCGGCCCACATCCTGGGCATCGAGGGCGAGGTCGTCGGGATCCTGGGCTTTGGGCTCGGGGGGCTCTTCCTGCTCCTCGTGCCGTTCCTGGACCGGCGCGCGGCCAGGGGGGAGCGAAGCCTGCTTTTCACGTGGATCGGGCTCGGCATCATCGTCTACATGATCGTGCTGACGTACCTCGGCTACACGGCGAGCGCGACCAAGTGACGCGTGCGGGAGACGGGTACCGTGGTGGGGTGTCTGTGCAGTGAGGCCCGATGACCCCGGAAGGGGAGCAAAGGAGAGGTTGGCCATGCGATTCGGTCGGCTCGGGACTGTCGCCCTCATCGTGGGATTCGGTCTGGGGGCGCTCTTCGCATCGCCGGGTGAGGCTCAGCCGAAGATCCCCCCGGACTTCGCCTTCGAGCAGGGCAAGGACAGCCCCGGCGTCGCGAGCTTCAGCCACGAGAAGCACAAGGAGAAAGTCGAGAAGTGCACGGGCTGCCACACGAAGGTCTTCAAGATGAAGAAGGGGCAGACGGGCAAGCTGACCATGGACAAGATGAAGGCCGGCGAGCTGTGCGGCGCCTGCCACAACGGCAAGACGAAGGTGGGCAGCACGGTCGTCTTCAATGTGGACGACAAGGCCAACTGCGAGAAGTGCCACAAGAAGAAGTAGCCTCGGACCCCCACTCGGCGCGTTCCTGGCAGTCGCCACCCTCGTCCTGATCCCAGGCGCGCCCGGGGCCCTTGCGGCCCCGGGCGCAGCCGCGGCCACGGTGGAGGACTGCCTGGCATGCCATGCCGACAAGGGGCTCGCTCGAGGCGCGCCCGTCCGGGGCAAGACCCTGTCGGTCTTCGTGGACGAGGCGGTTCTGCAGGGCTCTGCCCACGCGAGCCTTCCGTGCGTGGCCTGCCACCGGAGCGCCACCGCGCCTCACGACGAGCGGCTGCCAGCGGTGTCCTGTGCCGGGTGTCACGCGGGGCAGCGCGCGGCGCTGGGCGAGGGCATCCACGGCAGCCGCAAGGCGGAGGCCGCGCGGCCCGCGCCGAGTTGCGCCGCCTGCCACGGGACCCATGACGTCAAGGCTGCGGCGTCGCTCTCGACGCAGACCTGCGTGGCCTGCCACGCCAGACAGGTGGACCTCTACCGCAGCAGCGTGCACGGGCGCTCCCGCGCGCGGGGCGACGCCGAGGCCGCCACCTGCCGCTCCTGCCATGGACCGGCCCACAAGGCCCTGGCGAAGGCCGACCCACAGTCCCCGACGTATCACCTGAGCCTGCCGCGCACCTGTGCTCAGTGTCACGCCGACCCCGAGCTGGCGCGGCGCCATGGGATCGAGGTCGGCGCGGTCTACCAGCAGTACATGGATTCCATCCACGGCCGCGCCGTGACGCGGAGCGGGCTCCTCGTGGCCGCCAACTGCTCGGACTGCCACGGGGCCCATGAGATCCGGGCGCGGACCGACGCCGGCTCCCGCGTCTTCCGCGCCAACATTCCCAGGACCTGCGCGACGTGTCACGCGGGCGTCTACCGGGACTACGCCGAGTCCATCCACGGCAAGGCGGCGGCCCATGGGGCCGCTGGGGCCCCGGTCTGTACGGACTGCCACAGCGCCCATCAGATCCGGCGCGTCGAGGGAGCGCCCTGGCAGCTGGACGTGATCCGCGAGTGCGGCACCTGCCACAGGGAGTCGCTCAGGACCTACCGGGACACCTTCCACGGCAAGGTGACGCAGCTCGGGCTGACGCGGGTCGCGAAGTGCTCGGACTGCCACGGATCGCACTCGATCCAGCCGGCCTCCGACCCGCGCTCCCGGGTCTCTCCGGGGAACATCGTCTCCACGTGCCAGCAGTGCCACCCCGCGGCAGGCAAGTCCTTTGCGCAGTTCCATCCGCATGCGGATGCTCGGGACAGGGTCCGCTTTCCCCGGCTCTACTACGTCAACCTCCTGATGATCTCGCTGCTGGTGGGGACCTTCGCCTTCTTCGGGGTGCACACCGTGCTCTGGCTGCCGCGCTCCCTGGTGGAGCGCCTCCGGCGCAGGTCGGGCTCCGGCGAGGAGGGGCCTGACCGGTGAGCGGCGGCGAGCGGCACTACTTCAGGCTCAACCTCTACCACCGCGTCCTCCACGGGATGGTGATCGCGAGCTTCCTCGGTCTGGCCGTCACGGGACTGCCTCTCAAGTACGCCCACACGGGGTGGGGCAAGGGGCTGTCGCTGGCCCTCGGCGGTCCGTTCACGACCGGGTACCTGCACCGCTTCTTCGCCCTCGTCACCTTCGTCTACTTCGCCCTGCACCTGGGCTACCTGGTCCGCCTGGCCCTGGCGGGCCGCCACGGGATGTTCTGGGGGCCGGAGTCCATGGTGCCCCAGCCCCGGGACCTCGTGCAGATGGTGCAGCACATGCGCTACTTCGTGGGTCTGGGCCCGCGACCGCGCTTCGACCGCTGGGCCTACTGGGAGAAATTCGACTACTGGGCCGTGTTCTGGGGCATCGCGATCATCGGCAGCAGCGGGCTGCTCCTGTGGTTCCCCGCGTTCTTCTCGCGGGTTCTCCCCGGCTGGACCTTCAACCTGGCCATCATCATCCACAGCGACGAGGCGCTCCTGGCCGTGGGCTTCATCTTCACCATTCACTTCTTCAACACCCACCTGAGGCCCGAGAAGTTCCCCATGGATCCGGTGATCTTCACCGGGCGGGTCTCCGAGGAGGAGTTCCGGCGCGACCACCCCGCCGAGTACGAGCGCCTGAAGAGGCAGGGGCGGCTCGAGGGGCTCCAGGCCGATCCGCCGCCGCTCTGGCTCAGGAACTTCTCGCGGGTGGTGGGCTTCAGCGCGCTTGCCATCGGCCTCGTGCTGATCTGGCTTATCATCGGCACGGCCCTCCGATGATGACGACGGGGGAATCGATGGGCGAGCCCAGGCGGGGGCGGCGCCGGCGGCGTCTCACCGCGGTCCTCATCATCGGGGGAATCCTGCTGGTGGCGGGAGCGGCGGGGTTGGCGGGGCTCTGGCATTTCAGCACGAGCCCGCTGCTCTGCAATTCCTGCCACATCATGAAGCCATACGTCGAGGCCTGGAAGACCTCCAAGCACAAGGACGTCACCTGCGTGAAGTGCCACTACCCACCGGGCTTCCGCGAGACCATCTGGGTCAAGTTCCAGGCGATGACCCAGGTGGTGAAGTGGGCCACCCAGACCTACTCGTCCAAGCCCTACGCCGAGATCGAGGACGCCTCGTGCCTGCGCTCGGGCTGCCACGACCGGCGGCTGCTGGACGGCAAGGTGGTGTTCAAGCGCGGAATCATCTTCGATCACAAGCCGCATCTCGAGGAGGAGCGGCGGGGCCGGCAGCTGCGGTGCACCTCCTGTCACTCGCAGATCGTCGTCGGCAGCCACATCGAGGTCACCGAATCGTCGTGCTTCCTCTGCCACTTCAAGGGGATGAAGACGGCCCGCACGCTCCAGCCCATCGCGGGCTGCACCGGCTGCCATCAGGCCCCCAAGGGGGATATCCGGGTGGGCTCCGTCACGTTCAACCACGAGGAGGTCACGAAGCGCGGCATCGCTTGCCAGAACTGTCACCTCAACGTGGTGGAGGGGGAGGGGGAGGCACCTCGAACCCGTTGCTTCACGTGCCACAACCAGCCGGAGAAGCTCGGGCGCTACCCCGACACGCCCTTCCTTCATGATTTCCACGTGGCCAGGCACAACATCGAGTGCGAGCGCTGTCATACCGAGATCAGGCACAGGCTGCCGCCGAGGATCGGCGCGCCGACGGCAGCCCGTGAGGGCGACCTCACGCGGGGTGCGGCCCTGGTGACGCCGTGAGGGCCGGCTGGCTCGTCCTCGCAGCCGCGTTGACCTGGCTTGCCGGCGCCACGCCGGTGGACGCAGCGCGCCCGGGCCAGCTGCTCGCCCAGATCCCCCGGCTGCCGCCGGCCGGCGGCAAGCCGGACGAGCCGCCGCCGCACCGGGCCGGGGAGCTGGAGTGCCGAGGCTGCCACGAAGGCGAGCACCAGGGGGTCGTGCGCATGTATCTGGGCATGGGCGGACGGGGCACGCCCATGATCCCCAGCCACATGTTCCAGGTGCGGGTGGAGTGCGTGGCCTGCCACGTGGCGCCGAAGGAGGCGGCGGGGCGAGCGAGGATCGTGGGGCAGACGTTCAGGCCGAGCGAGCAGGCCTGCGTCAACTGCCACGGGGAGAAGTACCGGGGGATGCTCGATCGCTGGAACGGGACGCTCGGCAAGATGCGTGACATCGTGACGCCGAAGCTGGCGGCTGCCCGGGCCGGCCTGGCGGGGGGGAAGGTGAAGAACCCCGCGCGCGCGCGCGCCGCGAAGCTGGCGGAGGACGCCGAGTTCAACCTGCAGTTCGTCACCTTCGCCAAGGGCATCCACAACGTCTTCTACGCCGCCGACCTGCTCAAGCTGGCCAATGTCTGGCTGGACGAGGCCGCACGGCTCACGGGGCAGGCGCCGGCGAAGGTGGACGACGCCCTGGTGCGCGGGGGATACTGCGGCGTGATGTGTCACGCGCAGGCGGGGGTGAAGCTGCCGGAGACCGTCACCTTCGCCAAGCAGCGGGTGCCGCACGCCAGACACGTCACGGAGTTCGGGGCCGTGTGCACCGTGTGCCACTCGGCCGAGGTCCACAAGGCGGTGACGGCCACGGCCGCGACCTGCACCTCCTGCCACCACAGCCCGCAGAACGAGCGGTGCGAGGGCTGCCACCGGACCCAGAGCGCCTTCTTCCGGGGGGAGGCCAAGAGCGCGCTGGCCAAGGCCGAGCCCGACGTCATGGCGAAGGCCGTCGGCTGCACCGGGTGCCACGATCTGTCGACGAAGCATTCCCGGCGGGCCGTGACGGAGAAGTGCGTCGGCTGCCACGACGCCGGCTACAAGGGTTTCGTGGACGAGTGGACCACCGGTGCCGACAAGGAAGTCGCGAGTGCGACGGCCGCGCTCAGGCAGGCCGAGTCCCGTCTGACGGCGGTGCGGCGCAGCGGGCGGAAGGCCCCGGAGGCCGAGACGCTCATCCGGGGGGCGCGCGAGGCGCTGGCGCTCGTGCGGAAGGCGCGGCCCGCCCACAACCCGGCGCTGGCCGACGCGCTCCTCGACAGCGTCCGGAAGAGGAGCGCCGAGGCCGTGTCGAAGCTCGAGCGGCCGTAGTCCCGGATGCGTGCCGAGGACCCGTTCGGAGCTGCCAGGGCCGGCCGAAGGTAGACGGGCACCCCGGTGTCACCTCGGCTGAAGATGATCCTCGGGATGGAGGCGATGCTCCTGGCGGTGATGCTCGCCTACACGGTCATCACGGTGCGGGGCCAGGCGAGCCATCTCTTCAATCCGGCCAGGCGCGAGGCAGAGCTGATCCTCGCGCTCGCGGAGCGGGCCGTCGCCCGGGCCATGATGGAGGGGAAGAGCGCGGAGGTGCAGGCCATCCTCCAGGAGATCGGCGAGGTCCCGGATGTAACGGGGATAAGGATCGTCGACCCCGGGGGCACCATTCTTCGCTCCGCCAAGTGGGCGGAGGTGGGACGCACCCTGCGGCCGCGAGAACGGCGGGCGGAGGGCAAGCCCGCCGAGCCGGTCTGGGACTACGAGGCCCGCACGATCGGGGTCTCGCGCCCCATCCTGAACCGCCCGGTGTGCCACGCCTGCCATTCGCAGGACCAGACGACCCTCGGCTTCCTCGAGGTCTTGCTCACCCTGCCCAGTCTCGAGGCGGAGATGGCCCGGCGGTGGACCATCACGGCCCTTCTGGGCATCCTCGCCGTGGTGGCTGGCGGAGGCCTGCTCGCCATGTACTTCACGCTCACCATGGGCCGGCGGATCGAGGCCATCGTCCTCGCCATGACCCGGGTCGAGGCCGGTGACTTCAGCGCCAAGGTTCCGGAAGACGACCGTGACGAGCTGGGTCGGTTCGGCAGGAACTTCAACGCCATGGTGTCCCGGCTCGCCGAAGCCCAGCGGCGCCTGCGGGACCGCCACGCGGAGGAGATCCGGCGGGCAGAGCACCTGGCCTCCCTCGGACAGATGGCGGCCGGGATCGCCCACGAAATCAACAACCCGCTCGCCGGAATGCAGAACTGCGTGCGGACCCTTCTCAAGCATGACCGCGACCCGAACCGGCGGGTCCAATACCTGGAGATGCTGCGGGAGGGACTGGGCCGGATAGGCCGGACCGTGAGGCAGCTCCTGGACTTCGCCCGGGAAGTCAGACCACAGCTCACCCGCACGGCGCTCGCCCCGCTCGTGCACCGGTGCCTGGCCCTCGTGGAGCACGAGCTGGCGGCACGGCGGATCTCCTCCGCAGTGTCGGTGGACCCGGCGCTGCCGGCGCTCGTGGCAGATCCCCACCAGCTCGAGCAGGTCTTCCTGAACATCCTGATGAACGCCCTGCAGTCCATGCCGACCGGCGGGAGCCTCACGGTCAGCGCGGGGCCGCGGGAGTCGGAGGCCGGGTCGTTCGTGGAGGTGAGGATCGCGGACACGGGCGGGGGAATTGCGCCCGACACGCTGCCTCGGATCTTCGATCCGTTCTTCACCACCAAGGAGGTGGGGGAAGGGACCGGTCTGGGGCTCTCGGTGAGCTACGGGATCGTGCACGCCCACGGGGGGGTCATCGAGGTGGAGAGCGAGGTCGGCAAGGGGAGCACCTTCACCATCGCCCTGCCGGTTGGTGGGGCAGGGAGCAGCGATGCGCCCACGGATTCTTCTGGCCGAGGATGAACCGATCCTCCGGGTGACGCTGGCCCACGACCTCGCCGACGCGGGGTACGAGGTCAGCGCGGCGGCCGACGGTGTCGAGGGGCTCCAGCGCCTCCAGGAGTGTTCATTCGACGCGGCTCTGCTGGACCTGAAGCTGCCCAAGGTGGATGGGCTGGCCCTGCTCGAGCGCTTCAAGACGGTGAACCCCACAGGGGTGGCCGTCATGATGACCGCATACGGGACCATCCACACGGCGGTGGCGGCGATGAAAGCGGGGGCCGCCGACTACCTCCTGAAGCCTTTCCCATCGGAGGAGCTTCTCCTGCTGCTCCGGGGACTCCTCGCCTCGCGCCCCCGCCTGGAGGCGCCGGGGCCGAGACCGGCAAGCGTCCTGCAGTTCGGGGAGCTCATCTACGCCAGTCCGAGCATGGCACGCATCGCGGACCTCATCGCCACGGTGGCACCCAGCGACGCCACTGTCCTGGTCCAGGGGGAGACGGGCACGGGCAAGGAGCTCGTGGCGCGGGCCATCCACCAGCACAGCGGGAGACGGCAGCAGCCGCTCATCACGGTCGCCTGCGCGGCGATTCCCGAGACCCTGCTGGAGTCCGAGCTTTTCGGGCACGAGCGCGGGGCTTTCACCGGCGCGATCCGGGAGCGCAAGGGGCGCTTCGAGCTGGCCCACCGGGGCAGCCTCTTCCTCGACGAGGTGGCGGATCTGGGGCCGGCGGTTCAAGCCAAGCTGCTCCGGGTGCTCCAGGAGCGGGAGTTCGAGCGGGTCGGCGCGACCCGCACCCTCAAGGTCGATGTCCGACTGATCTCGGCCACCCGGAAGCGATTGGAAGACGAGGTGATGGCGGGGCGGCTCCGCGAAGACCTCTACTATCGACTCAAGGTGATCACGGTCAACCTGCCGCCACTGCGCGAGCGGAAGGAAGATGTCCTCCCGCTGGCCGAGCGGTTCCTCGAGAAGTATGGCCGGCCCCTGGGGAAGGACGTGCACCAGTTCACCGCCGAGGCGTGCTCTCACCTCCTGACCTACGCCTGGCCCGGAAACGTGCGGGAGCTGGAAGCCTGCATCCAGAGGGCGGTCACGCTGACGAGGAACCCGCTCGTGGGGGTGAAGGACGTGGCCCTGGAGGAAGGTTCCGCGCCCGGAAACCAGGCCTGCGGCCTGGCCTCCTCCCTTGGCGCGACGATCCGGGACGCTGAGCGGCGCTACCTCGAGGAGATCCTCCGGAGCGTCGGCGGCCAGAAGACGCGAGCCGCCGAGATCCTCGGCATCAGCCGGAAGACCCTCTGGAAGAAGCTGAAGCTGCTCCACCTGGAGTGACCGCTCAGCAAGACGATGTAAGGCCTCGGCCCCTGGCGACGTTCTTGCAGCCTCCGCTGGAGGGATGAGCAAGCGTGCGCGGGACACCGGAACGGCCGCCCGATGTGCCGGGGGGCAACCTCTCGAGAAAGTGCGCGAAGAAGCCGAGCGCCGGCACATCCTCTCCATCCTCCAGATCACGAGCGGCAATCGGGCCCAGGCGGCTCGACTCCTGGGGATCAGCCGGAAGACCTTGTGGAAGAAGATGAAGCGCCTTGGAGCACGCTACGCCTCCGACGTTACCGAAGGGTAACGTGTCCGCGCATCCCGTTACCGTTCGGTAACATCCCCTGACCGGCCTCCGTCCCCCAGCGGCCCGTCTTCTCAGGCCTTTCTCGCCGGACTGCGGTTGGTAGGGTTCTTGCGCCTTCTGCTCCAGTTGAGCGTCCGGGTGCGCCTTCGCAGGCCGGCATGACCGGTTCTCCGGTGGAAGTGGAAGGAGGAAAAGCGATGAAAGCAAGGGAAGCCCCGCATGGGACCGGACTCATCCTGTTGTTCGGCATCCTCCTCGTGGTGGCGGGGTGCGCGCCGGTTCCTCCCGGCCGTGAGGCCGGGCCCCCGAGGGCGGGGAGTCGAGATCTCGCGGCCATCCACCTGAAGGAGTCTCCGCAGTTCAACGGTGCATGCCTCAGCTGCCACGCTGAGGTCATGAAGCAGACCACTCTCGCCCCGGCGATCAAGGAAGCCCACGCGGTCATGGTGGCCCAGATGCCCGACTACGACGAGAAGGCGGGCGTGACCAACGCCAATTGCGCCTCGTGTCACACGAGAGTGGATGCGCTGCAGCAGTCGGGCGTGCACATCAGGAAGAACGCGGACGTCGAGTCCTGCGCGGCCTGCCACGGCAAGAGCGGCGCGGCCAAGAGGAAGTTCTATGCCGAGTGACGGTGGCGCGCGAGCGGCACTCGAGCGCAGAGGGAGGATGACGGGTATGGCTCGACATGCGGAAGCCGATGGATGCGCGCTGGTCGGCCCGGAGATGGATCGGCGGCGCTTCCTCCAGGTCAGCGCGACGCTCGCCGCCGCAGCCGGCGCCGGCGACTTCTTCCGCGCCAGCCCCGCGGCGGCGCTGACCACCAAGCAGAGCGTCGCCGACCCCAGCGAGGTCGATGCTGGTGTCCAGGTCGTGATGAGCGTCTGCCAGCAGTGTCACAGCCGCTGCGGCATCATGGCGCGGGTGAAGGATGGGGTGCTCCTGAAGATCGACGGCAACCCGTATCACCCCAACAACTTCGA
Protein-coding sequences here:
- a CDS encoding cytochrome bc complex cytochrome b subunit yields the protein MPGEEERHGRLWTWLDQRVGLAEIEYLARKKEIPIHRHTAWYYLGGMTLFLFLAQIGTGILLLFYYRPSAEEAFESIQFLMAEVEFGWLIRSIHSWAANLMVFTLFLHLGSVLLLKAYRPPREVTWVSGVLLMGLAMGFGFTGYLLPWNELAYFATKVGSEITGAVPVAGGFLRRLLRGGDEVTGATLTRFYGIHVAVLPAITGMVLGLHLYLVQRHGMSVPLAVERSGEPRRMMRFMPNFLLRDLVGWLSALAILAALAAFLPAELGRKADPFLPAPIGIKPEWYFMFMFQTLKYLPAHILGIEGEVVGILGFGLGGLFLLLVPFLDRRAARGERSLLFTWIGLGIIVYMIVLTYLGYTASATK
- a CDS encoding HAMP domain-containing protein, producing the protein MSPRLKMILGMEAMLLAVMLAYTVITVRGQASHLFNPARREAELILALAERAVARAMMEGKSAEVQAILQEIGEVPDVTGIRIVDPGGTILRSAKWAEVGRTLRPRERRAEGKPAEPVWDYEARTIGVSRPILNRPVCHACHSQDQTTLGFLEVLLTLPSLEAEMARRWTITALLGILAVVAGGGLLAMYFTLTMGRRIEAIVLAMTRVEAGDFSAKVPEDDRDELGRFGRNFNAMVSRLAEAQRRLRDRHAEEIRRAEHLASLGQMAAGIAHEINNPLAGMQNCVRTLLKHDRDPNRRVQYLEMLREGLGRIGRTVRQLLDFAREVRPQLTRTALAPLVHRCLALVEHELAARRISSAVSVDPALPALVADPHQLEQVFLNILMNALQSMPTGGSLTVSAGPRESEAGSFVEVRIADTGGGIAPDTLPRIFDPFFTTKEVGEGTGLGLSVSYGIVHAHGGVIEVESEVGKGSTFTIALPVGGAGSSDAPTDSSGRG
- a CDS encoding NapC/NirT family cytochrome c; translation: MGEPRRGRRRRRLTAVLIIGGILLVAGAAGLAGLWHFSTSPLLCNSCHIMKPYVEAWKTSKHKDVTCVKCHYPPGFRETIWVKFQAMTQVVKWATQTYSSKPYAEIEDASCLRSGCHDRRLLDGKVVFKRGIIFDHKPHLEEERRGRQLRCTSCHSQIVVGSHIEVTESSCFLCHFKGMKTARTLQPIAGCTGCHQAPKGDIRVGSVTFNHEEVTKRGIACQNCHLNVVEGEGEAPRTRCFTCHNQPEKLGRYPDTPFLHDFHVARHNIECERCHTEIRHRLPPRIGAPTAAREGDLTRGAALVTP
- a CDS encoding sigma-54-dependent Fis family transcriptional regulator, coding for MRPRILLAEDEPILRVTLAHDLADAGYEVSAAADGVEGLQRLQECSFDAALLDLKLPKVDGLALLERFKTVNPTGVAVMMTAYGTIHTAVAAMKAGAADYLLKPFPSEELLLLLRGLLASRPRLEAPGPRPASVLQFGELIYASPSMARIADLIATVAPSDATVLVQGETGTGKELVARAIHQHSGRRQQPLITVACAAIPETLLESELFGHERGAFTGAIRERKGRFELAHRGSLFLDEVADLGPAVQAKLLRVLQEREFERVGATRTLKVDVRLISATRKRLEDEVMAGRLREDLYYRLKVITVNLPPLRERKEDVLPLAERFLEKYGRPLGKDVHQFTAEACSHLLTYAWPGNVRELEACIQRAVTLTRNPLVGVKDVALEEGSAPGNQACGLASSLGATIRDAERRYLEEILRSVGGQKTRAAEILGISRKTLWKKLKLLHLE